Proteins encoded within one genomic window of Bacillus sp. 1NLA3E:
- the dnaA gene encoding chromosomal replication initiator protein DnaA, which produces MENIADLWNKALGDIEKKVSKPSFETWLKSTKAHMLQGDTLTITAPNEFARDWLEERYSQLISGILYDITGEELGVKFIIPQNQNEEEISLPIPPKKARRDEEQQELPQSWLNPKYLFDTFVIGSGNRFAHAASLAVAEAPAKAYNPLFIYGGVGLGKTHLMHAIGHYVLDHNPDAKVVYLSSEKFTNEFINSIRDNKAVEFRNKYRNVDVLLIDDIQFLAGKESTQEEFFHTFNTLHEESKQIIISSDRPPREIPTLEDRLRSRFEWGLITDITPPDLETRIAILRKKAKAEGLDIPNEVMLYIANQIDSNIRELEGALIRVVAYSSLINKDINADLAAEALKDIIPSSKPRIITILDIQKVVGEHYSIKLDDFKAKKRTKSVAFPRQIAMYLSRELTDFSLPKIGEEFGGRDHTTVIHAHEKISKLLQSDMQLQKQIKEIHQTLKV; this is translated from the coding sequence TTGGAAAATATTGCGGACCTTTGGAATAAAGCACTTGGTGATATAGAAAAAAAGGTAAGTAAGCCTAGTTTTGAAACTTGGCTAAAATCAACAAAAGCACACATGCTTCAAGGTGATACCTTGACTATTACTGCTCCCAACGAGTTTGCACGGGATTGGCTTGAGGAACGTTATTCCCAATTGATCTCAGGAATTTTATATGATATTACAGGTGAAGAGCTTGGAGTAAAATTCATCATTCCTCAAAATCAAAACGAAGAAGAAATCTCTCTTCCAATACCACCAAAAAAGGCCAGAAGAGACGAGGAGCAGCAAGAATTACCGCAGAGCTGGCTAAATCCAAAATATTTATTTGATACATTTGTTATTGGATCTGGAAACCGTTTTGCTCATGCAGCATCACTGGCTGTTGCTGAAGCGCCAGCCAAAGCCTATAACCCTTTGTTTATTTATGGAGGAGTAGGTCTCGGAAAAACACATTTGATGCATGCGATCGGACATTATGTATTAGATCATAATCCAGACGCTAAAGTGGTTTATTTATCTTCTGAAAAATTCACAAATGAATTCATTAATTCGATCCGCGACAACAAAGCTGTAGAATTTCGAAATAAATATCGAAATGTCGATGTTTTATTGATTGATGATATTCAATTCTTAGCTGGAAAAGAATCAACCCAGGAGGAATTTTTCCATACCTTTAACACCCTGCATGAGGAAAGTAAACAAATTATCATCTCAAGTGATCGACCACCTAGAGAAATTCCAACTTTAGAGGATCGATTAAGATCACGCTTTGAATGGGGATTAATTACTGATATTACTCCACCAGATTTAGAAACGAGAATTGCAATTCTCCGTAAAAAGGCGAAAGCAGAAGGTTTAGATATACCAAATGAAGTCATGCTTTATATTGCGAATCAAATTGATTCCAACATTCGTGAACTTGAAGGTGCACTTATCCGTGTTGTAGCTTATTCTTCTTTAATAAATAAAGATATCAATGCTGACTTGGCAGCAGAAGCATTGAAAGATATCATACCAAGTTCGAAACCAAGAATTATAACAATCCTGGATATCCAAAAAGTAGTTGGAGAACATTACAGTATCAAGTTGGATGACTTTAAAGCGAAAAAACGCACAAAGTCAGTCGCGTTTCCTCGTCAAATTGCCATGTATTTATCGAGGGAGCTAACAGACTTTTCTCTACCGAAAATCGGTGAGGAGTTTGGAGGACGTGACCACACAACGGTCATTCATGCCCATGAAAAAATTTCAAAACTACTACAATCTGACATGCAATTACAAAAGCAGATCAAGGAAATCCATCAAACCTTAAAAGTATAG
- the dnaN gene encoding DNA polymerase III subunit beta: MRFIIQRDRLVQSVQDVMKAVTSRTTIPILTGIKIVATNEGVTLTGSDSDISIESFIPKEESSDEIVEVKQTGSIVLQAKFFSEIVKKLPTDSVEIHVENHLQTVIRSGKSEFNLNGIDAEEYPHLPQIDEENVFKIPTDLLKAMIRQTVFAVSTSETRPILTGVNWKVENNELSCIATDSHRLALRKAKIETDNNEAYNVVIPGKSLNELSKILDDTNDSIDIVITENQVLFKAKHLLFFSRLLEGNYPDTSRLIPAENKTNVTVITKDFLHAIDRASLLAREGKNNVVKFATIGDSLLEITSNTPEIGNVVEEVQAQEIEGEELKISFSAKYMMDALKALEGTEIKISFTGAMRPFVIRPMADDSILQLILPVRTY, translated from the coding sequence ATGAGATTTATAATCCAACGAGATCGCCTTGTTCAAAGTGTTCAAGATGTAATGAAAGCTGTAACATCCAGAACTACTATTCCTATTTTAACTGGTATCAAGATCGTCGCAACGAACGAGGGAGTAACGCTAACAGGAAGTGATTCGGATATTTCTATTGAATCGTTTATTCCTAAAGAAGAATCTAGTGATGAAATTGTTGAAGTAAAACAAACGGGATCAATTGTTTTACAAGCAAAATTCTTTAGTGAAATTGTTAAGAAGCTACCAACTGATTCGGTCGAAATTCATGTCGAAAATCATTTACAAACCGTGATTCGTTCTGGAAAGTCTGAATTTAATTTAAATGGAATTGATGCTGAAGAATATCCACACTTACCACAAATTGACGAAGAGAATGTATTTAAAATCCCAACAGATCTTTTAAAAGCGATGATTAGACAAACTGTATTTGCAGTGTCCACCTCAGAAACACGCCCTATCTTGACAGGTGTCAACTGGAAGGTGGAAAATAATGAATTATCCTGTATTGCAACAGATAGTCATCGTCTTGCTTTAAGAAAAGCTAAAATTGAAACGGATAACAATGAAGCTTACAATGTGGTCATTCCGGGTAAAAGTTTAAACGAACTAAGCAAAATTTTAGATGATACAAATGATTCTATTGATATTGTCATTACGGAAAATCAGGTTTTGTTTAAAGCGAAGCATTTGTTATTTTTCTCGAGGTTATTAGAAGGAAATTATCCTGATACGTCACGTCTTATCCCAGCGGAAAATAAAACAAATGTAACGGTTATTACGAAGGACTTTTTACATGCCATTGATCGTGCGTCATTGCTTGCTCGTGAAGGAAAAAATAATGTCGTTAAGTTTGCGACGATTGGTGACAGCTTGCTCGAAATCACCTCTAACACTCCAGAAATCGGTAATGTAGTTGAAGAAGTTCAAGCTCAAGAAATTGAGGGAGAGGAATTGAAAATTTCTTTTAGTGCGAAATACATGATGGATGCATTAAAAGCATTAGAAGGAACAGAAATTAAAATTAGCTTTACTGGGGCAATGCGTCCATTTGTCATCCGCCCTATGGCTGACGATTCTATTCTCCAATTAATATTACCGGTAAGGACCTATTAA
- the yaaA gene encoding S4 domain-containing protein YaaA, which translates to MMKEIKIDTEYITLGQFLKLAEVIQSGGMAKWFLSEYEVFINGDQDQRRGRKLYAGDKIKIPNIGTFIVV; encoded by the coding sequence ATAATGAAAGAAATCAAAATTGATACGGAATATATTACATTAGGGCAATTTTTAAAATTGGCTGAAGTGATTCAATCTGGCGGCATGGCTAAGTGGTTTTTAAGTGAGTATGAAGTTTTCATCAATGGTGACCAGGACCAAAGAAGAGGAAGAAAACTTTATGCTGGTGATAAAATAAAAATACCAAATATCGGAACATTTATTGTGGTGTAA
- the recF gene encoding DNA replication/repair protein RecF (All proteins in this family for which functions are known are DNA-binding proteins that assist the filamentation of RecA onto DNA for the initiation of recombination or recombinational repair.), producing MYIQQLQLKNYRNYEVLEAQFENKVNVILGENAQGKTNVMESIYVLAMAKSHRTSNDKELISWDKEYAKIEGRVKKQHGSLPLQLIISKKGKKAKCNHIEQQKLSQYIGNMNVVMFAPEDLNLVKGSPQVRRRFIDMEIGQVSPIYLHDMGQYQKVLQQRNHYLKLLQTKKQTDLTMLDVLTEQFIQLAAKIIVKRFEFIQLLEKWAVPIHKGISRGLETLKLEYKPSVEVSEERCLSKMIEVFEQKYFKVKNKEIERGITLFGPHRDDLLFFVNERDVQTFGSQGQQRTTALSVKLAEIELIRSEIGEYPILLLDDVLSELDDYRQSHLLNTIQGKVQTFVTTTSVEGIDHQTLKEAATFSVEVGKMSQIQ from the coding sequence ATGTATATCCAGCAATTACAGCTAAAAAACTACCGGAATTATGAGGTTCTTGAGGCTCAATTTGAAAATAAAGTAAATGTTATCCTAGGTGAAAATGCTCAAGGAAAAACGAATGTAATGGAATCCATTTATGTTCTTGCGATGGCTAAATCCCATCGAACTTCAAATGATAAAGAACTTATATCTTGGGACAAAGAATATGCTAAAATAGAAGGTAGGGTTAAAAAACAGCATGGTTCTTTACCACTACAATTAATTATTTCAAAAAAGGGAAAAAAGGCTAAATGCAATCATATTGAGCAGCAAAAGCTGAGTCAATATATTGGAAATATGAATGTTGTCATGTTTGCGCCAGAAGATCTCAATCTTGTAAAAGGGAGCCCTCAAGTTAGGCGTCGTTTTATTGATATGGAGATTGGGCAAGTATCCCCTATTTATTTACACGATATGGGACAGTACCAGAAAGTATTACAACAAAGAAATCATTATTTAAAACTACTTCAAACAAAAAAACAAACTGATTTGACCATGCTTGATGTACTTACGGAACAATTTATTCAACTCGCAGCAAAAATTATCGTAAAGCGATTTGAATTCATTCAATTATTGGAAAAATGGGCTGTTCCGATCCATAAGGGGATTTCCAGAGGTTTAGAAACACTAAAGTTGGAATATAAACCTTCCGTAGAGGTATCAGAAGAAAGATGTTTGTCGAAAATGATAGAAGTATTCGAACAAAAATATTTCAAAGTTAAAAATAAGGAAATTGAGCGCGGTATTACTTTGTTTGGTCCCCATCGTGATGATCTCCTCTTTTTTGTAAATGAACGCGATGTCCAAACGTTCGGGTCACAAGGACAACAAAGAACAACAGCCCTCTCTGTTAAGCTTGCCGAAATTGAATTAATTCGTTCAGAAATCGGTGAATACCCTATTTTATTGTTAGATGATGTATTATCCGAGCTTGATGACTACCGTCAATCTCATTTACTTAATACGATTCAAGGCAAGGTTCAAACGTTTGTAACCACCACAAGTGTGGAAGGAATTGACCATCAAACACTAAAAGAAGCTGCTACATTCAGTGTTGAGGTTGGAAAAATGAGTCAAATTCAATGA
- the remB gene encoding extracellular matrix regulator RemB yields MYLHVGEEITVKTEDIIAIVDRESTKFSPYMDDFIDHQKDQIFNAAKGPYKSLVITLNKVYFSPFSSGTLKRRSQAFPHLE; encoded by the coding sequence ATGTACCTTCATGTCGGGGAAGAGATAACAGTCAAAACAGAAGACATTATCGCGATCGTTGATAGAGAAAGCACAAAGTTTTCGCCTTACATGGATGACTTCATTGATCACCAAAAAGACCAGATATTCAATGCAGCTAAAGGGCCATATAAATCGCTTGTGATAACACTAAATAAGGTGTACTTTTCCCCTTTTTCTTCAGGAACATTAAAAAGACGCTCTCAAGCATTTCCCCATCTTGAATGA
- the gyrB gene encoding DNA topoisomerase (ATP-hydrolyzing) subunit B, giving the protein MQEETYDESDIQVLEGLEAVRKRPGMYIGSTSGRGLHHLVWEIVDNSIDEALAGHCSDINVIIEKDNSITVKDNGRGIPVGIQEKVGRPAVEVIFTVLHAGGKFGGGGYKVSGGLHGVGASVVNALSTKLEVYVHRDGKIYYQVFERGVPQADLAVVGETDHTGTTIHFIPDATIFTETLEYDYDTLATRLRELAFLNKNIKITIEDKRVENKKNEYIYEGGIKSYVEHLNRTKDVVHEEPIFIEGEKDGITIDVALQYNESYTSNIYSFANNIHTYEGGTHEFGFKTALTRVINDYARKNGLIKENDTNLSGEDVREGLTAIISIKHPDPQFEGQTKTKLGNSEVRTITDTIFSEHFEKFLLEDPGVARKVVEKGLMAARARLAAKKARELTRRKSALEVSSLPGKLADCSSKDPAISEIYIVEGDSAGGSAKQGRDRHFQAILPLRGKILNVEKARLDKILSNNEVRAMITAIGTGIGEDFDIARARYHKVVIMTDADVDGAHIRTLLLTFFYRYMRQILEAGYVYIAQPPLYKVQQGKRIEYAYNDKELERVFAELPNSPKPNIQRYKGLGEMNPTQLWETTMDPSTRTMLQVSLEDAIEADETFEMLMGDKVEPRRNFIEANAQYVKNLDI; this is encoded by the coding sequence ATGCAAGAAGAAACCTATGATGAAAGTGACATACAGGTATTAGAAGGATTAGAAGCTGTTCGAAAACGGCCAGGAATGTACATCGGGTCAACGAGTGGAAGAGGTTTACATCATCTAGTTTGGGAAATTGTGGATAATAGTATTGACGAAGCCCTTGCAGGTCATTGTTCAGACATAAATGTCATTATTGAAAAAGATAACAGCATTACGGTTAAGGATAATGGACGCGGTATTCCAGTTGGTATTCAAGAAAAAGTGGGACGCCCAGCAGTTGAAGTCATTTTTACAGTCCTCCACGCAGGCGGTAAATTTGGCGGAGGTGGATATAAAGTATCTGGAGGTCTCCATGGTGTTGGTGCCTCAGTTGTAAATGCTTTATCAACAAAGCTAGAAGTTTATGTCCACCGTGACGGAAAAATCTATTACCAAGTATTTGAACGTGGTGTTCCACAAGCTGATTTAGCAGTGGTTGGAGAAACAGATCATACAGGAACAACGATTCACTTTATACCTGATGCAACCATCTTCACTGAAACACTAGAATATGATTATGACACACTTGCAACTCGTCTACGCGAACTTGCCTTCTTAAATAAAAATATTAAAATTACTATTGAAGACAAGCGAGTTGAAAATAAAAAGAATGAGTATATTTATGAAGGTGGAATTAAATCCTACGTTGAGCATTTAAACAGAACGAAGGATGTTGTTCATGAAGAGCCTATTTTTATCGAGGGCGAAAAAGATGGTATAACAATCGATGTTGCTCTGCAATATAACGAAAGCTATACAAGCAATATATACTCTTTTGCCAATAATATTCACACCTATGAAGGTGGAACTCACGAATTTGGTTTCAAGACCGCGTTAACCAGAGTCATTAATGATTATGCTAGAAAGAATGGATTGATTAAAGAAAATGACACAAATCTTTCTGGTGAAGACGTTCGTGAAGGGTTAACAGCCATCATATCCATTAAACACCCGGATCCGCAATTTGAGGGTCAAACAAAAACAAAACTGGGTAACTCAGAAGTTCGTACGATTACTGATACCATTTTCTCTGAACATTTCGAGAAATTTCTACTTGAAGACCCCGGAGTTGCACGTAAAGTTGTTGAAAAAGGCCTAATGGCTGCAAGAGCAAGACTCGCTGCAAAAAAGGCACGGGAATTAACACGTCGAAAAAGTGCTTTAGAGGTTTCGAGTTTGCCCGGGAAATTAGCAGATTGTTCTTCTAAGGATCCTGCAATCAGTGAAATCTATATTGTTGAGGGTGACTCTGCCGGTGGATCAGCCAAACAAGGACGTGACCGTCACTTTCAGGCAATTTTACCTTTAAGAGGAAAAATCCTAAATGTTGAGAAAGCACGGCTAGATAAGATTCTCTCTAACAATGAAGTTAGGGCAATGATTACGGCAATCGGGACAGGGATTGGGGAAGATTTTGATATTGCTCGAGCTCGTTATCATAAAGTAGTGATCATGACTGATGCTGATGTTGATGGTGCCCATATTCGCACGCTCTTATTAACCTTCTTTTATCGATATATGAGACAAATATTAGAGGCTGGTTATGTTTATATTGCCCAACCCCCACTATATAAAGTCCAACAAGGGAAACGAATTGAGTATGCATACAATGATAAAGAACTTGAGCGTGTTTTTGCGGAATTACCTAATTCACCTAAACCAAATATCCAGCGTTATAAAGGTCTTGGAGAGATGAATCCGACGCAATTATGGGAAACAACAATGGATCCATCCACTAGAACAATGCTACAAGTTAGTTTAGAAGATGCAATTGAGGCTGATGAAACTTTTGAAATGTTAATGGGTGACAAAGTAGAACCTCGTCGTAACTTCATTGAAGCAAATGCACAATATGTGAAGAATCTAGACATATAG
- the gyrA gene encoding DNA gyrase subunit A gives MAETPNSQIKEINISQEMKSSFLDYAMSVIVSRALPDVRDGLKPVHRRILYAMHDLGMHSDKPYKKSARIVGDVIGKYHPHGDSAVYETMVRMAQDFNYRYMLVDGHGNFGSVDGDSAAAMRYTESRMSKISMELLRDINKDTIDFQDNYDGEEREPVVLPARFPNLLVNGTTGIAVGMATNIPPHQLGEVIDGVLAISHDPEITTQELMEIIPGPDFPTGGLILGRSGIRKAYETGRGSVTIRAKVEIEQKSNGKEVIIVNELPYQVNKARLIEKIAELARDKKIDGITDLRDESDRNGMRIVIEVRKDANANVLLNNLYKHTALQTSFGINTLALVNGHPKVLTLKQCLVHYLDHQKVVIRRRTEFELRKAEARAHILEGLKIALDNIDAVISLIRGSRTTDIAREGLMTQFQLSEKQAQAILDMRLQRLTGLEREKIEEELQTLLNLIEELNAILANEEKILEIIREELTEIKERFNDKRRTEIVTSGVEMIEDEDLIPKESVVITLTHNGYIKRLPVSTYRSQKRGGRGIQGMNTNEDDFVEHLITTSTHDTILFFTNKGKVYRSKGYEIPEYSRTAKGLPIINLLEVDKGEWVNAIIPVEEFVDDWSLFFTTKQGVSKRSPLTSFANIRNNGLIALNLREEDELISVRLTDGSKEIIIGTKKGMLIRFPETDVRSMGRTATGVKGINLDDDDEVVGMEVLEDNTDILIVTQKGYGKRTPAVEYRVQGRGGKGIKTCNITEKNGNLISMKVVTGEEDVMLITTGGVLIRMDVNDISSMGRNTQGVRLIRLGESEHDQVATVAKVAKEEDKEEFENEETNLSSGEIEDSVQESPQASTDKAEKNESDNSPESISEVISDEDKEE, from the coding sequence ATGGCTGAAACACCAAATTCTCAAATAAAAGAGATTAATATCAGTCAGGAGATGAAATCTTCCTTTCTTGACTATGCGATGAGTGTTATTGTATCTCGTGCTCTTCCGGATGTACGTGATGGCTTAAAGCCAGTTCATCGCCGTATTCTTTATGCTATGCATGATCTTGGAATGCATTCGGACAAACCTTACAAAAAGTCTGCTCGTATCGTTGGTGACGTAATCGGTAAGTATCATCCTCATGGTGATTCTGCAGTTTACGAAACAATGGTTCGGATGGCTCAAGACTTTAACTACCGTTATATGCTCGTAGATGGTCATGGAAACTTTGGGTCTGTAGATGGTGATTCAGCAGCAGCAATGCGTTATACAGAATCAAGAATGTCCAAAATTTCGATGGAACTATTAAGAGATATCAACAAAGATACGATTGATTTTCAAGATAACTACGATGGTGAGGAACGTGAACCGGTTGTTCTTCCGGCTCGATTCCCTAATCTATTAGTTAATGGAACAACAGGAATTGCTGTAGGTATGGCAACTAATATCCCACCTCACCAACTTGGTGAAGTAATTGATGGAGTATTAGCAATTAGCCATGATCCTGAGATTACTACTCAAGAGCTAATGGAGATTATCCCTGGTCCTGATTTCCCAACAGGAGGATTAATTCTAGGCCGAAGTGGTATTCGTAAAGCATACGAAACAGGCAGAGGCTCAGTAACTATCCGTGCGAAGGTAGAAATTGAACAAAAGTCAAATGGAAAAGAAGTAATCATTGTTAATGAATTACCATACCAAGTTAATAAAGCAAGATTGATTGAAAAGATTGCTGAATTAGCTCGTGATAAAAAAATCGATGGAATTACAGACCTGCGCGATGAATCCGATCGTAATGGGATGAGGATTGTTATTGAGGTACGAAAAGACGCTAATGCGAATGTCCTTTTAAATAACTTATATAAACACACCGCCCTGCAAACCAGCTTTGGAATCAACACATTAGCACTTGTTAATGGTCACCCAAAGGTTTTAACACTTAAGCAATGTTTAGTTCATTACTTAGATCATCAGAAGGTAGTCATTCGTCGTAGAACGGAGTTTGAACTACGTAAGGCTGAAGCTCGTGCTCATATTTTAGAAGGATTAAAAATTGCATTAGACAATATTGATGCAGTAATTAGTTTGATTCGTGGCTCGAGGACAACAGATATTGCTCGCGAAGGATTAATGACTCAATTTCAATTATCAGAAAAACAAGCACAGGCAATCCTTGACATGCGTTTGCAACGATTAACTGGTTTAGAACGTGAAAAAATCGAGGAAGAACTCCAGACCTTGCTTAATCTGATTGAAGAATTGAATGCAATTCTCGCTAATGAAGAGAAAATTTTAGAAATTATTAGAGAAGAACTTACCGAAATAAAAGAACGCTTTAATGATAAGCGCCGTACTGAAATTGTTACAAGTGGAGTAGAAATGATAGAGGATGAAGACCTAATTCCAAAGGAAAGTGTCGTCATTACTTTAACGCATAATGGCTATATCAAACGTCTTCCAGTTTCAACCTATCGTTCGCAAAAACGTGGAGGACGCGGTATCCAGGGAATGAACACAAATGAAGATGATTTTGTTGAACACTTAATCACCACTTCTACCCATGATACTATTCTATTTTTCACAAACAAAGGTAAGGTATACCGGTCCAAGGGCTATGAAATTCCAGAGTATAGTCGAACAGCAAAAGGGTTGCCAATCATTAATTTACTCGAAGTAGATAAAGGTGAATGGGTAAATGCGATTATTCCAGTAGAAGAATTTGTAGATGATTGGTCTCTATTCTTTACTACGAAGCAAGGAGTTTCGAAACGCTCTCCATTAACATCGTTTGCGAACATCCGTAATAATGGCTTAATTGCACTTAATTTACGTGAGGAAGATGAATTGATTTCAGTTCGGTTAACCGACGGAAGCAAAGAAATCATCATTGGTACAAAAAAAGGAATGTTGATTCGTTTCCCTGAGACTGATGTACGTTCAATGGGAAGAACAGCTACTGGTGTTAAAGGAATTAACCTGGATGATGATGACGAAGTTGTTGGAATGGAAGTATTAGAGGATAATACTGACATCTTAATTGTTACCCAAAAAGGTTATGGAAAACGAACTCCAGCAGTTGAATACCGAGTCCAAGGTCGAGGCGGTAAAGGGATTAAAACGTGTAATATTACAGAGAAAAATGGGAATCTCATATCGATGAAAGTAGTAACTGGCGAGGAAGATGTCATGTTGATTACGACAGGCGGTGTGTTAATCCGTATGGATGTTAATGATATTTCATCAATGGGAAGAAACACGCAAGGTGTCAGATTGATCCGACTAGGAGAATCTGAACATGATCAAGTGGCTACAGTTGCCAAGGTTGCTAAAGAAGAAGATAAAGAAGAATTTGAGAATGAAGAAACAAATCTATCTAGTGGGGAAATAGAAGACAGTGTTCAAGAATCTCCTCAAGCATCAACTGATAAAGCTGAAAAGAATGAATCAGATAATTCACCTGAATCTATCAGTGAAGTTATATCTGATGAAGACAAAGAAGAATAA
- a CDS encoding YaaC family protein: MDYQDWNSYTMFFSASFTQAFLKNNYHKQRIEQADQKSFQNCYPFIYYLEHGKIYYEQAIQAPLMIQPILIFYGFIHLIKACILVKDPNYPETTSVLAHGVSSRKRKKQQYRFLDDEVKIQKTGLFPFMSDKLFHMKQLEGEKVTMEELLSNIPEVDHLFSKLEKKKIFEKGPFKNGNILISNNILDSFHMTENRFEDYLRSKFQRSFSVSSHDKDYLKIGVENGFFGETLPFRFNIVEKQYSLPLHKGDLLQFPEMLIHYLLLYNLSMIARYETEWWSELMKMMANNDFPFIQSFLETTIKKGPFLIYQQLISGLEK, from the coding sequence ATGGATTATCAAGACTGGAATAGTTACACAATGTTTTTCTCCGCCTCCTTTACTCAAGCCTTTTTAAAAAATAATTATCATAAGCAACGTATTGAGCAAGCTGATCAAAAAAGCTTTCAAAATTGCTACCCATTCATTTATTATCTAGAACACGGGAAAATTTATTACGAACAAGCTATCCAAGCCCCACTCATGATTCAACCAATTTTAATCTTTTACGGGTTTATCCACTTAATTAAAGCCTGTATTCTAGTCAAAGACCCAAATTATCCAGAAACAACCTCTGTATTAGCACATGGGGTTTCATCGAGAAAAAGAAAAAAACAACAGTATCGTTTTTTAGATGATGAAGTCAAAATTCAAAAGACCGGCCTTTTCCCTTTTATGTCTGATAAGTTGTTTCACATGAAACAATTAGAAGGGGAGAAGGTTACGATGGAAGAACTACTATCCAATATACCTGAGGTTGACCATCTCTTTTCAAAATTAGAAAAGAAAAAGATTTTCGAAAAAGGGCCATTTAAAAATGGAAACATCCTTATTTCTAATAATATCTTAGACTCCTTCCATATGACAGAAAATCGCTTTGAAGATTATTTACGCTCTAAATTCCAAAGATCATTCTCGGTATCTTCACACGATAAGGATTATTTAAAGATAGGAGTTGAAAATGGTTTTTTTGGAGAGACGCTTCCTTTTAGATTTAATATTGTAGAAAAACAATATTCATTACCTCTACACAAAGGGGATCTCTTGCAATTTCCTGAAATGCTTATTCATTACTTACTTCTTTATAATCTAAGTATGATTGCTAGATATGAAACAGAATGGTGGAGTGAACTAATGAAAATGATGGCAAATAACGATTTTCCATTTATCCAGTCATTTTTAGAAACAACTATTAAGAAAGGTCCGTTTTTGATATATCAGCAGTTGATTAGTGGGTTGGAGAAGTAG